A window of the Dermatophagoides farinae isolate YC_2012a chromosome 2, ASM2471394v1, whole genome shotgun sequence genome harbors these coding sequences:
- the LOC124499250 gene encoding putative oligosaccharyltransferase complex subunit CG9662 — MDTIAETIVGLPFHILVMPNLKLKKPWWLRLPSSMVVYSFVLVSYFLVCGGIIYDVIIEPPAIGSNVDEHGHSRPVAFMPYRVNGQYIMEGLASSMLFTLGAIGFVILDKTHQPTTRKLNRIFLISIGFALILVSFFTTWIFMRMKLPGYLQ, encoded by the exons ATGGATACTATTGCCGAAACAATTGTTGGATTACCATTTCATATTTTAGTTATGCCGAAtcttaaattgaaaaaaccatGGTGGCTACGATTACCATCATCGATGGTTGTTtatagttttgttttggtttcctattttcttgtttgtggTGGAATTATATATGATGTCATTATAGAACCCCCGGCTATCGGatcgaatgttgatgaacatGGACATTCACGGCCAGTAGCATTCATGCCATATCGTGTTAATGGACAATATATAATGGAAGGTCTAGCATCTTCAATGCTTTTTACATTGGGTGCCATTGGTTTTGTCATTCTGGATAAAACACATCAACCGACCACGCgtaaattgaatcgaatattCTTGATTTCAATTGGTTTCGCACTTATATTGGTATCATTTTTTACTACATGGATTTTTATGCGTATGAAATTACC tGGCTATCTGCAATAA
- the LOC124499244 gene encoding bromodomain testis-specific protein isoform X2: protein MDPSNATCYADALDQSFSSNNSESNMSSTTTPTIVTSQQSTLPTSIQTAASMLIQQQQKPQQDQSILAGQQLSANVGEASVIGTNQDDTPIYWHEPLIPPVKGMVQPITAPPPDKPHRNTNQLQYMLRIINRNIWKHQYAWPFQEPVNAEKLQLPDYHTIIRKPMDLGTIKKRLENCYYYSAQECINDFRLMFDNCYLYNKEGDDVVMMAHSIEKLYNSKLAEMPREEIEIPIQVKGARKKGKGKILVINTSSRPLSTPISTVPKQPISLYPVQPQQHIPYRQMNNSGPTVAQKNNVNQTSIVPSTALTDGKTSLATMPTMDSILNQNPPTILLPQLLSIQKQSSKVKKRKLSKENYCYKYNSPDHQVVNMGRKLQDVFEMRYAKMPDFEDHSDESGTSDSNHSSSSCFDSEDENERRNALKTLQEQLKKLTEQVQQLAKQSERSSKKKKHKSKTSETDLKERGGDNNSRVKVEVDDLNTAFYHHRHHTTNKTNRESSEAATVPQNLNRIDSEEEDNARPMSYDEKRQLSLDSNKLPEPPAIGSNVDEHGHSRPVAFMPYHVNGQHIMEGLASSMLFILGAIDFVILDKTHQPNTRKLNRIFLISIGFALILVSFFTTWIFMRMKLPGYLQ, encoded by the exons ATGGATCCCag CAATGCCACTTGTTATGCTGATGCTTTAGATCAAAGTTTTTCATCGAACAATTCAGAATCGAATATGTCttcgacaacaacaccaactATCGTTACATCCCAACAATCAACTTTACCGACATCCATTCAAACTGCTGCATCGATGCTCattcaacagcaacaaaaacctCAACAAGATCAATCCATATTAGCTGGACAACAATTGTCAGCAAATGTTGGTGAGGCCTCCGTGATAGGAACCAATCAAGATGATACACCAATCTATTGGCATGAACCATTAATACCGCCGGTTAAAGGAATGGTACAACCAATCACTGCACCACCGCCGGATAAACCACATCGTAATACAAATCAGCTACAATATATGCTACGCATAATCAATAGAAATATTTGGAAACATCAATATGCATGGCCATTTCAAGAGCCTGTTAATGCGGAAAAATTACAGCTACCCGATTATCATACAATCATTCGAAAACCAATGGATTTGGGAACGATAAAAAAACGCTTAGAAAATTGTTACTATTATTCAGCACAAGAATGTATAAATGATTTTCGTCTCATGTTTGACAATTGTTATTTGTATAATAAGGaaggtgatgatgttgttatGATGGCACAtagtattgaaaaattatacaattcaaaattaGCCGAAATGCCTCGTGAAGAGATTGAAATACCTATACAGGTAAAAGgcgccagaaaaaaaggtaaaGGAA aaatattaGTAATCAATACAAGTTCGCGACCATTGTCAACGCCAATATCCACTGTTCCAAAGCAGCCCATATCTTTATATCCTgtacaaccacaacaacatatACCCTATAGACAGATGAATAATAGTGGTCCGACAGTggcacaaaaaaataatgttaatCAAACATCCATTGTTCCATCAACAGCATTAACTGATGGCAAAACATCATTAGCAACGATGCCTACAATGGATTCGATTCTTAACCAAAATCCTCCTACGATTTTACTTCCACAACTTCTCAGtattcaaaaacaatcatcaaaagtgaaaaaaagaaaattatccaaagaaaattattgttataaATATAATTCACCTGATCATCAAGTTGTTAATATGGGTCGAAAATTACAG GATGTGTTTGAAATGAGATATGCAAAAATGCCAGATTTTGAGGATCATAGCGATGAAAGTGGTACATCCGACAGCAATcattcctcatcatcatgtttcgatagtgaagatgaaaatgaacgaCGTAATGCATTGAAAACCTTACaagaacaattgaaaaaattgaccgAACAAGTACAACAATTAGCTAAACAATCAGAGAGAAGTAgtaagaaaaagaaacataAATCCAAAACTAGTGAAACGGATCTTAAAGAACgtggtggtgataataaCAGTCGTGTCAAAGTAGAagttgatgatttaaatacCGCTTTTTATCACCACCGTCATCATACGACAAATAAAACGAATCGTGAATCATCTGAAGCTGCTACTGTACCTCAgaatttgaatcgaatcgattcagaagaagaagataaTGCTCGTCCGATGAGctatgatgaaaaacgacAGCTTAGCCTCGACTCTAACAAATTACCTg AACCCCCGGCTATCGGatcgaatgttgatgaacatGGACATTCACGGCCAGTAGCATTCATGCCATATCATGTTAATGGCCAACATATAATGGAAGGTCTAGCATCTTCAATGCTTTTTATATTGGGTGCAATTGATTTTGTCATTCTGGATAAAACACATCAACCGAACACGCGTAAACTGAATCGAATATTCTTGATTTCAATTGGTTTCGCACTTATATTGGTATCATTTTTTACTACATGGATTTTTATGCGTATGAAATTACC tGGCTATCTGCAATAA
- the LOC124499244 gene encoding bromodomain testis-specific protein isoform X1 — protein MDPSNATCYADALDQSFSSNNSESNMSSTTTPTIVTSQQSTLPTSIQTAASMLIQQQQKPQQDQSILAGQQLSANVGEASVIGTNQDDTPIYWHEPLIPPVKGMVQPITAPPPDKPHRNTNQLQYMLRIINRNIWKHQYAWPFQEPVNAEKLQLPDYHTIIRKPMDLGTIKKRLENCYYYSAQECINDFRLMFDNCYLYNKEGDDVVMMAHSIEKLYNSKLAEMPREEIEIPIQVKGARKKGKGRSKTKGGSGPRVINTSSRPLSTPISTVPKQPISLYPVQPQQHIPYRQMNNSGPTVAQKNNVNQTSIVPSTALTDGKTSLATMPTMDSILNQNPPTILLPQLLSIQKQSSKVKKRKLSKENYCYKYNSPDHQVVNMGRKLQDVFEMRYAKMPDFEDHSDESGTSDSNHSSSSCFDSEDENERRNALKTLQEQLKKLTEQVQQLAKQSERSSKKKKHKSKTSETDLKERGGDNNSRVKVEVDDLNTAFYHHRHHTTNKTNRESSEAATVPQNLNRIDSEEEDNARPMSYDEKRQLSLDSNKLPEPPAIGSNVDEHGHSRPVAFMPYHVNGQHIMEGLASSMLFILGAIDFVILDKTHQPNTRKLNRIFLISIGFALILVSFFTTWIFMRMKLPGYLQ, from the exons ATGGATCCCag CAATGCCACTTGTTATGCTGATGCTTTAGATCAAAGTTTTTCATCGAACAATTCAGAATCGAATATGTCttcgacaacaacaccaactATCGTTACATCCCAACAATCAACTTTACCGACATCCATTCAAACTGCTGCATCGATGCTCattcaacagcaacaaaaacctCAACAAGATCAATCCATATTAGCTGGACAACAATTGTCAGCAAATGTTGGTGAGGCCTCCGTGATAGGAACCAATCAAGATGATACACCAATCTATTGGCATGAACCATTAATACCGCCGGTTAAAGGAATGGTACAACCAATCACTGCACCACCGCCGGATAAACCACATCGTAATACAAATCAGCTACAATATATGCTACGCATAATCAATAGAAATATTTGGAAACATCAATATGCATGGCCATTTCAAGAGCCTGTTAATGCGGAAAAATTACAGCTACCCGATTATCATACAATCATTCGAAAACCAATGGATTTGGGAACGATAAAAAAACGCTTAGAAAATTGTTACTATTATTCAGCACAAGAATGTATAAATGATTTTCGTCTCATGTTTGACAATTGTTATTTGTATAATAAGGaaggtgatgatgttgttatGATGGCACAtagtattgaaaaattatacaattcaaaattaGCCGAAATGCCTCGTGAAGAGATTGAAATACCTATACAGGTAAAAGgcgccagaaaaaaaggtaaaGGAAGATCAAAAACGAAAGGAGGATCTGGTCCTAGAG TAATCAATACAAGTTCGCGACCATTGTCAACGCCAATATCCACTGTTCCAAAGCAGCCCATATCTTTATATCCTgtacaaccacaacaacatatACCCTATAGACAGATGAATAATAGTGGTCCGACAGTggcacaaaaaaataatgttaatCAAACATCCATTGTTCCATCAACAGCATTAACTGATGGCAAAACATCATTAGCAACGATGCCTACAATGGATTCGATTCTTAACCAAAATCCTCCTACGATTTTACTTCCACAACTTCTCAGtattcaaaaacaatcatcaaaagtgaaaaaaagaaaattatccaaagaaaattattgttataaATATAATTCACCTGATCATCAAGTTGTTAATATGGGTCGAAAATTACAG GATGTGTTTGAAATGAGATATGCAAAAATGCCAGATTTTGAGGATCATAGCGATGAAAGTGGTACATCCGACAGCAATcattcctcatcatcatgtttcgatagtgaagatgaaaatgaacgaCGTAATGCATTGAAAACCTTACaagaacaattgaaaaaattgaccgAACAAGTACAACAATTAGCTAAACAATCAGAGAGAAGTAgtaagaaaaagaaacataAATCCAAAACTAGTGAAACGGATCTTAAAGAACgtggtggtgataataaCAGTCGTGTCAAAGTAGAagttgatgatttaaatacCGCTTTTTATCACCACCGTCATCATACGACAAATAAAACGAATCGTGAATCATCTGAAGCTGCTACTGTACCTCAgaatttgaatcgaatcgattcagaagaagaagataaTGCTCGTCCGATGAGctatgatgaaaaacgacAGCTTAGCCTCGACTCTAACAAATTACCTg AACCCCCGGCTATCGGatcgaatgttgatgaacatGGACATTCACGGCCAGTAGCATTCATGCCATATCATGTTAATGGCCAACATATAATGGAAGGTCTAGCATCTTCAATGCTTTTTATATTGGGTGCAATTGATTTTGTCATTCTGGATAAAACACATCAACCGAACACGCGTAAACTGAATCGAATATTCTTGATTTCAATTGGTTTCGCACTTATATTGGTATCATTTTTTACTACATGGATTTTTATGCGTATGAAATTACC tGGCTATCTGCAATAA